One Lysinibacillus sp. OF-1 DNA segment encodes these proteins:
- a CDS encoding glycerol-3-phosphate responsive antiterminator translates to MHFDNQQVIPAARTVKQFDEIIASPFTYIVLLEVHISLLMSLKREAHRHGKKLIIHADLIHGLKTDNFAADFLCNDVRPAGIISTRSNMLMKAKARGIMAIQRVFLIDTIALEKSYSMIETAQPDYIELLPGIIPSMIQEIYERTQIPVITGGLVRTVDNIEEALTGGAIAVTTSNKRLWENFNK, encoded by the coding sequence ATGCATTTTGATAATCAACAGGTAATTCCTGCAGCGCGTACTGTTAAGCAGTTTGACGAAATAATAGCAAGTCCATTCACTTATATTGTCCTCTTGGAGGTGCATATTAGCTTATTGATGTCTTTAAAGCGTGAGGCACATCGGCATGGAAAAAAATTAATTATTCATGCTGATTTAATTCATGGCTTAAAAACGGATAATTTTGCAGCGGACTTTTTATGTAATGATGTTCGTCCCGCTGGTATTATTTCAACTCGTTCCAATATGCTAATGAAAGCCAAAGCTCGTGGAATTATGGCTATTCAACGTGTGTTTTTGATTGATACGATTGCTCTTGAAAAAAGTTATTCGATGATTGAAACAGCACAGCCTGATTATATTGAACTATTACCAGGCATTATTCCGTCTATGATTCAAGAAATCTATGAGCGGACACAAATCCCTGTTATTACAGGTGGCTTAGTGCGTACAGTGGACAATATTGAAGAAGCGTTAACTGGGGGCGCTATCGCCGTTACAACATCTAATAAGAGATTATGGGAAAATTTCAATAAATAG
- a CDS encoding cytochrome ubiquinol oxidase subunit I — protein MINESAVFWSRALTELTLSFHIIYATIGVGVPLMIMIAQWTGYKKNDEHYILMARRWARGFVITVAVGVVTGTAIGLQLSLLWPNFMQLAGQTIALPLFMETFAFFFEAIFLGIYLYTWDRFDSQKKHMLLLIPVAVGASMSAVFITIVNAFMNAPQGFDIVNGELVNIQPFLAMFNPAMPTKVAHVLVTAYMTSAFVLAAIAGYRMLKGSKHVYHKKSLLLLMKIGLIFSIAAAVIGDFSGKYLAEYQPEKLAAAEWHFETEGKASLVLFGVLDGEEVKYAIKIPYALSILAHFNPNAEVIGLDQFAEEDLPPLYIHYLFDIMVSIGMFMVLVSLLYVVGKARGWQFIHSRWYRWIIVAGGPLSIIAIEAGWWLAEVGRQPWILYGLMRTPEGATTSDHVDLMLLLFAGVYAVLAVGSIVVLVRMFKKNPIEREIEDRHSEKGGDIL, from the coding sequence ATGATTAATGAATCAGCAGTCTTTTGGAGTCGAGCATTAACGGAGTTAACATTATCGTTCCATATTATTTATGCAACGATTGGTGTAGGTGTCCCGTTGATGATTATGATTGCTCAATGGACTGGGTATAAAAAGAATGATGAGCATTATATCTTAATGGCGAGACGTTGGGCGCGTGGTTTTGTTATTACTGTGGCCGTAGGTGTTGTAACAGGAACTGCCATTGGCTTACAGCTTTCATTATTGTGGCCTAACTTTATGCAACTTGCTGGTCAAACGATTGCATTACCATTGTTTATGGAAACGTTTGCATTTTTCTTTGAAGCTATATTTTTAGGGATCTATTTATATACATGGGACCGCTTTGATAGTCAGAAAAAACATATGCTACTATTAATTCCTGTCGCTGTTGGAGCGTCGATGTCAGCGGTCTTCATTACAATTGTTAATGCTTTTATGAATGCACCACAAGGATTTGATATTGTAAACGGAGAACTTGTCAATATTCAACCTTTTTTAGCGATGTTTAACCCGGCCATGCCGACAAAGGTAGCGCATGTACTTGTGACAGCGTATATGACATCAGCATTTGTACTAGCAGCTATTGCGGGATACAGAATGTTAAAAGGCTCTAAGCATGTATACCATAAAAAATCCTTGCTTTTACTTATGAAAATTGGCTTAATTTTCTCCATAGCTGCTGCTGTAATTGGAGATTTTTCAGGAAAATACTTAGCTGAATATCAACCCGAAAAACTAGCCGCTGCAGAATGGCATTTTGAAACAGAGGGTAAAGCATCGCTTGTATTATTTGGTGTATTAGATGGAGAAGAAGTAAAATACGCTATTAAAATTCCGTATGCTTTGAGCATTCTTGCACATTTTAATCCTAACGCAGAGGTAATTGGCTTAGATCAATTTGCGGAGGAGGATTTACCACCACTCTATATTCATTATCTCTTTGATATTATGGTGTCCATTGGTATGTTTATGGTGCTAGTTTCATTACTTTATGTTGTAGGGAAAGCACGGGGCTGGCAGTTTATACATTCACGGTGGTATCGATGGATCATTGTGGCGGGTGGCCCACTCTCTATCATTGCCATTGAAGCAGGCTGGTGGCTTGCAGAGGTTGGACGTCAACCATGGATTCTTTATGGTTTGATGCGAACACCAGAAGGAGCCACAACGAGTGATCATGTGGATTTAATGCTGTTGTTGTTTGCAGGTGTATATGCAGTATTAGCGGTAGGAAGTATTGTCGTCTTGGTGCGAATGTTTAAAAAGAATCCAATTGAGCGTGAAATTGAAGATCGCCACTCTGAAAAAGGCGGTGACATCCTATGA
- the gatB gene encoding Asp-tRNA(Asn)/Glu-tRNA(Gln) amidotransferase subunit GatB: MNFETVIGLEVHVELKTNSKIFSPAPAHFGAEPNTNTTVIDLGYPGVLPVLNKNVVDFAMRAALALNMEIEQETKFDRKNYFYPDNPKAYQISQFDKPIGKNGWIDIEVDGYTKRIGITRLHMEEDAGKLSHAGDHSLVDFNRQGTPLVEIVSEPDIRTPNEAYAYLEKLKSIIQYTDVSDCKMEEGSLRCDANISLRPYGQEEFGTKTELKNLNSFNYVRRGLEHEELRQADVLLSGGIIEQETRRFDEKTGKTILMRVKEGTDDYRYFPEPDLVRLSIDDAWLERVKSEIPELPDARKKRYVEELGLTPYDAGVLVISKEISDFFEAMIVNGADAKLSANWLMGDVSAYLNAEQKDLKDTALTPENLAEMVKLITDGTISSKIGKKVFAELVENGGSAQDIVKAKGLVQISDEGALLAIVTEVLDNNAQSIEDFKNGKDRAIGFLVGQIMKATKGQANPPMVNKLLQQEIAKR; encoded by the coding sequence ATGAACTTTGAAACAGTCATTGGTTTAGAAGTACACGTTGAGTTGAAAACAAACTCAAAAATCTTCTCACCAGCACCAGCTCATTTTGGTGCTGAACCAAATACAAATACAACAGTAATTGATTTAGGGTACCCTGGTGTCCTACCAGTCCTTAACAAAAATGTAGTAGATTTCGCAATGCGTGCTGCACTTGCACTTAATATGGAAATCGAACAAGAAACAAAATTTGACCGTAAAAACTACTTCTATCCAGATAATCCGAAAGCTTATCAAATTTCACAATTTGATAAACCAATCGGTAAAAACGGCTGGATCGATATTGAAGTAGACGGCTATACAAAACGTATCGGTATTACACGTCTTCATATGGAAGAAGATGCTGGTAAACTTTCACATGCTGGGGATCACTCATTAGTTGACTTTAACCGTCAAGGTACACCACTTGTTGAGATTGTTTCTGAGCCAGACATTCGTACACCAAACGAAGCATATGCTTACCTAGAAAAATTAAAATCAATTATTCAATATACAGACGTATCTGATTGTAAGATGGAAGAAGGCTCATTACGTTGTGATGCCAACATTTCTCTTCGTCCGTATGGTCAAGAAGAATTTGGCACAAAAACGGAGCTTAAAAACCTGAACTCCTTCAACTATGTTCGTCGTGGTTTAGAGCATGAGGAATTACGTCAAGCAGATGTATTATTATCAGGCGGTATTATTGAGCAAGAAACACGTCGTTTCGATGAAAAAACAGGTAAAACAATTTTAATGCGTGTGAAAGAGGGAACAGATGATTACCGTTACTTCCCAGAGCCAGACTTAGTTCGTCTTTCGATTGATGATGCATGGCTAGAGAGAGTGAAATCAGAAATTCCTGAGCTTCCAGATGCTCGTAAAAAACGTTATGTAGAAGAATTAGGCTTAACACCATATGATGCAGGAGTTCTTGTTATTTCTAAAGAAATCTCAGACTTCTTCGAGGCAATGATTGTGAACGGTGCAGATGCGAAACTTTCTGCTAACTGGCTAATGGGTGATGTTTCAGCTTACTTAAATGCGGAACAAAAAGACCTTAAAGATACTGCACTAACACCAGAAAACCTTGCTGAGATGGTGAAATTGATCACTGACGGAACAATTTCTTCTAAGATCGGTAAAAAAGTATTTGCTGAATTAGTAGAAAACGGTGGTTCTGCACAGGATATTGTGAAGGCGAAAGGTTTAGTTCAAATTTCTGATGAAGGTGCACTACTAGCCATCGTAACAGAAGTTTTAGATAACAATGCACAATCTATCGAAGACTTTAAAAATGGTAAAGATCGTGCGATTGGCTTCTTAGTTGGTCAAATTATGAAGGCAACAAAAGGTCAAGCCAACCCTCCAATGGTTAATAAATTATTACAACAAGAAATTGCCAAACGATAA
- a CDS encoding diacylglycerol kinase — protein sequence MKRARIIYNPTSGREVFKKHLPEVLEKLEVAGYETSCHATTCEGDATLAAKNAVERGFDIIIAVGGDGTLNEVVSGVSPFENRPKVGLIPMGTTNDFARAVHIPRNIDEAVDIIIQGDTLPVDVGLLNGERYFINIAAGGRITELTYEVPSKMKTMLGQLAYYVKAVEMIPSIKASHMRIEYDGEVFDGDAMMFLCGLTNSVGGFEKLAPDASINDGYFTVIVLKKVSLPEFIQLAAMALRGEHLNDDRVIYKKASVVKVTTENEVHLNLDGEYGGDAPATFENLKRHIEIFVPLADIREEDRI from the coding sequence ATGAAACGAGCAAGAATCATTTATAATCCTACATCTGGACGCGAAGTATTTAAGAAACATCTACCAGAGGTGTTGGAAAAACTAGAGGTAGCAGGCTATGAGACATCCTGTCATGCAACAACATGTGAGGGAGATGCAACGCTTGCAGCAAAAAATGCGGTAGAGCGTGGTTTTGATATCATCATCGCAGTTGGTGGAGATGGCACATTAAATGAAGTTGTTTCAGGTGTAAGTCCATTTGAAAACCGTCCGAAAGTTGGTCTAATTCCGATGGGCACTACAAATGATTTTGCCCGTGCTGTGCATATTCCTCGAAATATTGATGAGGCTGTAGACATTATAATTCAAGGCGACACATTACCAGTGGACGTGGGTCTCTTAAATGGCGAACGCTATTTCATTAATATTGCTGCTGGGGGACGCATTACAGAACTCACTTATGAAGTACCAAGTAAAATGAAAACAATGCTTGGTCAGTTAGCCTATTATGTAAAGGCAGTAGAAATGATTCCATCCATCAAAGCTTCTCATATGCGTATTGAATATGATGGCGAAGTATTTGATGGGGACGCCATGATGTTCCTATGTGGTTTAACGAATTCAGTAGGTGGCTTTGAAAAACTTGCCCCTGATGCGAGTATTAATGATGGTTACTTTACAGTAATAGTACTGAAAAAAGTAAGCCTTCCAGAGTTTATTCAACTAGCTGCTATGGCATTACGAGGCGAACATTTAAATGACGATCGTGTCATTTATAAAAAAGCCAGCGTTGTCAAAGTCACGACTGAAAACGAAGTCCATCTTAACCTAGATGGCGAATATGGCGGAGACGCACCGGCTACATTTGAAAATCTGAAGCGTCACATTGAAATCTTTGTCCCACTTGCAGATATTCGAGAAGAAGACCGTATTTAA
- the rlmD gene encoding 23S rRNA (uracil(1939)-C(5))-methyltransferase RlmD yields the protein MSAPVKKNDRLSVYIEDLTHDGNGVAKVDGYPLFIQGALPNETAEIHVMKTLKNYGFAKVVDIIKPSSDRVVAPCDYFKQCGGCQLQHLSYEGQLKWKENMVRNVMQRIGKINAPVLPVKGMEEPWHYRNKAQIPFSVNEEGQAIAGFYKTKTHSIVDMDRCLIQTGEADAILAGLKKELTAIGIRPYNEHTHEGMLRHVVIRKARATGEVMVVLVTKKKKFPQKEAAVAVIQRLVPNVMSIMQNVNNEKTNVIFGDDTINLWGKDIIIDTIGDVRFEISARSFYQVNPEQTEVLYKQALDYADLQGDERVIDAYCGIGTISLFLAQKAKAVMGVEIVPQAIEDAKRNAILNGFTNTYFEAGPAEEVIPRWYKEGKEADVLVVDPPRKGCDEALLTTILEQRPKRVVYVSCNPATLARDLRILEDGGYQTQEIQPVDMFPHSTHCEAVAWLTLVE from the coding sequence ATGTCAGCACCCGTGAAAAAAAATGATCGACTTTCAGTTTATATAGAAGATTTAACACATGATGGCAATGGCGTCGCAAAGGTTGATGGCTACCCACTATTTATACAAGGCGCACTTCCGAACGAAACAGCTGAAATACATGTGATGAAAACCTTGAAAAATTATGGCTTTGCAAAAGTTGTAGATATTATTAAGCCATCTTCAGATCGAGTAGTAGCACCCTGTGATTATTTCAAGCAATGTGGCGGCTGTCAACTACAGCATTTATCCTATGAGGGGCAGTTAAAGTGGAAAGAAAATATGGTGCGCAATGTGATGCAGCGCATTGGTAAAATTAATGCACCTGTTCTTCCTGTAAAAGGAATGGAAGAGCCTTGGCATTACCGTAATAAAGCGCAAATCCCCTTCTCTGTAAATGAAGAAGGACAAGCGATTGCAGGTTTTTATAAAACAAAAACGCATAGCATTGTAGATATGGATCGTTGCTTAATTCAAACAGGAGAAGCGGACGCCATTCTTGCAGGCTTGAAAAAGGAATTAACGGCGATAGGAATTCGCCCTTACAATGAGCATACACACGAAGGAATGCTGCGACACGTTGTCATTCGTAAAGCACGAGCAACAGGTGAGGTCATGGTTGTCCTTGTAACAAAAAAGAAAAAATTCCCACAAAAAGAGGCAGCCGTTGCAGTGATTCAAAGATTAGTTCCGAACGTTATGTCGATTATGCAAAATGTGAATAATGAAAAAACCAATGTGATTTTTGGTGATGATACCATCAATCTTTGGGGCAAGGACATCATTATTGATACAATTGGCGATGTACGTTTTGAGATTTCAGCTCGTTCCTTCTATCAAGTCAACCCAGAGCAAACAGAGGTCCTCTATAAACAAGCATTGGATTATGCTGACTTGCAGGGGGATGAACGCGTCATTGATGCGTATTGTGGCATTGGTACCATCTCTTTATTCCTGGCACAAAAAGCAAAGGCAGTCATGGGCGTGGAGATTGTCCCACAAGCAATTGAAGATGCTAAACGCAACGCAATACTCAATGGTTTTACAAATACTTATTTTGAGGCTGGCCCAGCAGAGGAAGTTATTCCAAGATGGTATAAGGAGGGCAAGGAAGCAGACGTACTAGTAGTCGATCCGCCACGCAAAGGCTGCGACGAAGCACTTCTAACTACCATTTTAGAGCAACGACCAAAACGAGTGGTCTATGTATCCTGTAACCCAGCTACACTAGCACGTGACCTTCGCATTTTGGAGGATGGCGGCTATCAAACACAGGAAATTCAGCCAGTAGACATGTTCCCGCATTCGACGCATTGTGAAGCGGTTGCTTGGCTAACGTTAGTAGAGTAG
- a CDS encoding cytochrome d ubiquinol oxidase subunit II, with amino-acid sequence MTLEVLGISVLWIFLFGYVIVASIDFGAGFFNAYSLLIGKNHILTNIIKRYLSPVWEVTNVFLVFFFVGIVGFFPQTAFYYGTILLVPVSISLVLLAIRGSYYAFESYGTRGHIGYTLTYGVAGLLIPASLSVVFAIAGGGYVDLIDGQPVLNYWTLYTSPFAWSIVVLSIAAVLYISAVFLTWYAHKANDVEATKLMRKYALVWAAPLMISALGIMYEMKSINPESYSHMVNLWWMFAISAVLFIITVMLIAMRKKYGLAVGLLIAQFAVAFFAYGIAQYPYLLYPYLTIYDSFTSTQMAVALVIAFILGLCLLLPSLYLLMKLFLFNKNYVTGKEDNHA; translated from the coding sequence ATGACGTTAGAGGTATTAGGTATTTCCGTATTATGGATTTTTCTATTTGGCTATGTCATTGTCGCATCCATTGATTTTGGTGCAGGCTTCTTCAACGCTTATAGCCTACTAATTGGTAAAAATCATATTTTAACAAATATTATTAAACGTTATTTATCGCCTGTCTGGGAAGTAACCAATGTCTTTTTAGTATTTTTCTTCGTAGGGATCGTTGGATTTTTCCCACAAACTGCTTTTTATTACGGAACGATTTTACTTGTGCCAGTCAGTATTTCGCTTGTACTGTTAGCAATTCGTGGCTCCTACTATGCCTTTGAATCGTACGGTACGCGAGGACATATAGGGTATACGCTGACATACGGTGTGGCAGGTTTATTAATTCCCGCTTCCTTATCTGTTGTTTTTGCCATTGCTGGTGGAGGCTATGTTGATCTGATTGATGGGCAACCTGTGCTAAACTACTGGACTTTATATACAAGTCCATTTGCTTGGAGCATTGTGGTACTGAGCATCGCTGCTGTGCTGTATATTTCAGCCGTATTTTTAACGTGGTATGCTCATAAAGCAAATGACGTAGAAGCGACTAAACTGATGCGAAAATATGCACTTGTTTGGGCAGCACCGTTAATGATTAGTGCACTGGGCATTATGTATGAAATGAAATCCATTAACCCAGAAAGTTATAGTCACATGGTGAATTTATGGTGGATGTTTGCGATTTCAGCTGTCTTATTTATTATTACAGTCATGCTCATTGCCATGCGTAAAAAGTACGGACTTGCAGTTGGGCTTCTTATTGCTCAATTTGCTGTAGCCTTCTTTGCATATGGGATAGCACAATATCCATACTTACTGTATCCGTATTTAACAATTTATGATAGTTTTACAAGCACACAAATGGCGGTTGCTTTAGTCATCGCATTTATTTTAGGGCTGTGCCTTCTTCTTCCTTCACTCTATTTATTGATGAAACTATTCTTGTTCAATAAAAACTATGTGACAGGAAAAGAAGACAATCACGCATAG
- a CDS encoding glycerol-3-phosphate dehydrogenase/oxidase, translating to MSTASAIQRQQTMEELQGREYDLLVIGGGITGCGIALDAIARGLSVALVEMQDFAAGTSSRSTKLVHGGLRYLKQFEIKEVAELGKERAIVYENGPHVTTPVWMLLPFHKGGTFGKYSTNLGLRVYDFLAGVRRAERRYMLNAVETVEKEPLVKTKGLLGGGMYVEYRTDDARLTIEVAKAAIEKGATLINYMKAENFLYNEQRKINGIVAKDLITDRTIDIRAKAVVNAAGPWVDDVRTIEGKQAGKHLILSKGVHIVFDESKFPLKQAVYFDTPDGRMVFAIPRQGKTYVGTTDTFYEGDARNMDIYQEDRDYIMNAIRYMFPNVKVTDADIESSWAGVRPLIHEDGKNPSEISRKDEVWVSPSGLVTIAGGKLTGYRKMAETVLNTIAQELEQQFGIQSSPCTTKKIPISGGDIGGSKKLYAFLHDHTRLGKKLGLSEEEAKFLTQHYGSNVDIVFNYVKEGHPVLPSWLYAQLMYGIHHELVVHPNDFMVRRTGYMFFQMAIVKQYKEAILDEMAKQLNWTAQQRTQYEEDVKKEIKRATTAL from the coding sequence ATGAGTACAGCTTCTGCGATACAACGACAACAAACAATGGAGGAACTACAAGGCAGGGAGTATGATTTATTAGTAATTGGTGGGGGCATTACAGGATGTGGTATTGCACTAGATGCTATTGCTCGCGGTCTTTCTGTAGCATTAGTGGAAATGCAGGATTTTGCAGCAGGTACCTCTAGCCGTTCGACAAAATTAGTACATGGTGGTTTACGCTATTTAAAGCAATTTGAAATAAAAGAGGTAGCAGAGTTAGGAAAGGAACGTGCCATTGTTTATGAAAATGGTCCACATGTGACAACACCTGTTTGGATGCTGTTACCTTTTCATAAGGGCGGGACATTTGGAAAATACTCTACAAATCTTGGCTTGCGTGTCTATGATTTTTTAGCAGGAGTCAGACGTGCTGAGCGTCGTTATATGTTAAATGCAGTTGAAACCGTTGAGAAGGAGCCATTAGTGAAAACAAAGGGATTACTTGGCGGTGGTATGTATGTGGAATACCGTACGGATGATGCTCGTTTAACGATTGAGGTAGCGAAGGCAGCGATTGAAAAAGGTGCAACATTAATTAATTATATGAAAGCCGAAAACTTCTTATATAATGAACAGCGAAAAATCAATGGCATTGTAGCAAAGGATTTAATAACAGACCGTACAATCGATATTCGTGCAAAGGCAGTGGTTAATGCTGCTGGTCCATGGGTGGATGATGTGCGCACAATTGAAGGGAAGCAGGCAGGTAAGCATTTAATTTTATCAAAAGGTGTGCATATTGTTTTTGATGAATCAAAGTTCCCATTAAAACAAGCTGTTTATTTTGATACACCTGATGGTCGCATGGTATTTGCCATTCCTCGTCAAGGTAAGACCTATGTAGGAACAACAGATACATTTTATGAGGGCGATGCTCGTAATATGGATATTTATCAAGAGGATCGCGATTATATAATGAACGCGATTCGTTATATGTTCCCAAATGTAAAGGTGACAGATGCGGATATTGAATCAAGCTGGGCAGGTGTGCGTCCGTTGATTCATGAGGACGGAAAAAATCCGTCTGAAATTTCTCGTAAGGATGAAGTGTGGGTATCACCATCAGGACTTGTAACAATTGCAGGTGGGAAATTAACAGGCTACCGTAAAATGGCTGAAACGGTATTAAATACGATTGCACAGGAACTAGAGCAACAATTTGGCATTCAATCTTCTCCATGTACAACAAAGAAAATACCAATTTCTGGTGGTGATATTGGCGGTTCAAAGAAATTATATGCCTTCTTACATGACCATACAAGATTAGGCAAAAAATTAGGCTTATCCGAAGAAGAGGCTAAATTTTTAACACAGCATTATGGTAGCAATGTAGATATTGTCTTTAACTATGTTAAGGAAGGACATCCAGTTTTACCATCATGGCTGTATGCACAATTAATGTATGGTATTCATCATGAATTGGTCGTTCATCCGAATGACTTTATGGTTCGCCGTACAGGATATATGTTCTTCCAAATGGCCATTGTTAAACAATATAAAGAGGCTATTTTAGATGAAATGGCTAAGCAACTCAACTGGACAGCACAGCAACGTACACAATATGAAGAAGATGTTAAGAAAGAAATAAAACGAGCGACAACTGCGCTATAA
- a CDS encoding tRNA dihydrouridine synthase, which translates to MIDNFWRDLPRPFFVLAPMEDVTDVVFRHVVNEAGRPDVFFTEFTNSDSYCHPEGQKSVRGRLTFTEDEQPMVAHIWGDNPDYFRQMSIGMAELGFKGIDINMGCPVPNVASRGKGSGLILRPDVAAELIQAAKAGGLPVSVKTRLGYKEINEWEEWLTHILQQDIANLSIHLRTRKEMSLVDAHWELIPEIKKLRDRIAPNTLLTINGDIPDRQTGLQLAEQYGIDGVMIGRGIFKNPFAFEKEPKEHSSKEYLDLLRLQLDLQDQYAEVLPRSITGLHRFFKIYVKGFRGAGELRSQLMNTKSTDEVRALLDNFEANNME; encoded by the coding sequence ATGATAGATAATTTTTGGCGTGATTTACCACGACCATTTTTTGTGCTGGCACCAATGGAAGATGTGACAGATGTTGTTTTTCGACATGTAGTAAATGAAGCGGGTCGGCCGGATGTATTTTTTACAGAGTTTACAAATTCGGATAGCTATTGTCATCCAGAGGGACAGAAAAGTGTACGTGGCCGTTTGACTTTTACAGAAGATGAGCAGCCAATGGTGGCACATATTTGGGGGGATAATCCCGACTATTTCCGTCAAATGAGTATTGGTATGGCAGAGCTCGGTTTTAAAGGCATTGATATTAATATGGGTTGCCCTGTACCGAATGTGGCATCAAGAGGAAAAGGGAGTGGCCTTATTCTCCGTCCAGATGTCGCGGCAGAATTGATTCAAGCAGCAAAAGCGGGTGGATTGCCTGTCAGTGTGAAAACCCGTCTTGGCTATAAGGAGATAAATGAGTGGGAGGAGTGGCTAACACATATTTTACAACAAGATATAGCGAACCTTTCGATTCATCTACGAACAAGAAAGGAAATGAGCTTAGTAGATGCGCATTGGGAGCTTATTCCGGAAATCAAAAAGTTACGTGACCGTATTGCACCAAATACGCTACTAACAATCAATGGAGATATTCCTGACCGTCAAACGGGACTACAGCTAGCTGAACAATATGGTATTGATGGCGTGATGATTGGGCGAGGTATTTTTAAAAATCCGTTTGCTTTTGAAAAAGAGCCAAAAGAGCATAGCAGTAAAGAGTATCTTGATCTTTTAAGACTGCAGCTCGATCTGCAAGATCAATATGCGGAAGTACTACCACGTTCCATCACAGGGCTTCATCGCTTTTTCAAAATTTATGTCAAAGGATTCCGTGGAGCTGGTGAATTAAGAAGCCAATTGATGAACACGAAATCAACAGATGAAGTGCGTGCATTGCTAGATAACTTTGAAGCAAATAATATGGAGTGA
- a CDS encoding thioredoxin family protein — MKTEQQYFQEAISIQQYMENMTTLKEESFRIYDGFEVPTNDGFIELLKDKQPKILTITEDWCGDAMLNNPIIRRVAEAAGLEMRTVFRDADTELIDRYLTNGGRAIPIYLLLDDAGEVVGKWGPRAPELQELVVTKRASLPDKEDPTFEEAQKALYAEIREENISNSTYWTYVYEDFKKQVTNALQK; from the coding sequence ATGAAAACTGAACAACAATATTTTCAAGAAGCTATTTCGATACAACAATATATGGAGAACATGACGACGTTGAAAGAAGAGAGCTTCCGTATTTATGATGGTTTTGAAGTGCCAACAAACGATGGCTTCATCGAATTACTAAAAGATAAGCAGCCAAAAATTTTAACCATTACAGAAGATTGGTGCGGAGACGCTATGTTAAACAATCCTATTATTCGTCGTGTTGCTGAAGCGGCAGGGTTAGAAATGCGTACCGTTTTTCGCGATGCTGATACAGAGTTAATTGATCGTTATTTAACAAACGGTGGTCGTGCTATCCCGATTTATCTGTTGTTAGATGATGCAGGTGAGGTTGTAGGAAAATGGGGACCACGTGCGCCTGAATTACAAGAGTTAGTCGTAACGAAACGAGCGAGTTTACCAGATAAAGAAGATCCAACATTTGAAGAAGCTCAAAAAGCTCTTTATGCAGAAATTCGAGAGGAAAATATCTCGAACTCAACTTACTGGACGTATGTCTATGAGGACTTTAAAAAACAGGTAACAAACGCATTACAAAAATAA
- the cydS gene encoding cytochrome bd oxidase small subunit CydS — translation MQSFLIFYAPFIVVILGILCAFWWAPRDYHITKEQEKSRE, via the coding sequence ATGCAAAGTTTCTTAATTTTTTATGCACCTTTTATTGTCGTCATTCTTGGGATCTTGTGTGCATTTTGGTGGGCACCAAGGGATTATCATATTACAAAAGAGCAAGAAAAGAGTCGCGAATAG